The following proteins are co-located in the Tetrapisispora phaffii CBS 4417 chromosome 4, complete genome genome:
- the TPC1 gene encoding thiamine transporter TPC1 (similar to Saccharomyces cerevisiae TPC1 (YGR096W); ancestral locus Anc_3.435): protein MAQHTDHLRKGEDVYVAMSIVAGGLAGLTARSLTAPLDTVKIRLQLLYKSIELDPRIKVNNSILTSMITRMYKKEGILGFWKGNVPGSLMYIIYGATQFGSYTYINSLFSHNHVLNQLPSQVYSTLVGALTGITSSTISYPFDVLRTRFAANQSTRNLRLYATIKDIFRNEGTLGFFRGINSSILAITLSNAIIFGTYESIKIYSEEQLTLLENTSSNSCYVPYKFAYQILNGSAGSLSGLISKLVTYPLDTIRRRIQVSTPHSIHLLAEHKNVYKSYFKMNFIAVGMKIMRDEGKLSLFRGLGINLIKTVPNSAIYLYAYEYFVSQLKN from the coding sequence ATGGCACAGCATACTGATCATTTACGAAAAGGTGAAGATGTATATGTTGCAATGAGTATAGTAGCTGGTGGGTTAGCAGGGTTGACTGCAAGATCTTTAACTGCCCCGCTAGACACAGTTAAAATTAGATTACAACTACTATACAAAAGCATTGAATTGGACCCGCGAATAAAAGTAAACAATAGTATCCTGACTTCTATGATAACTAGGATGTATAAAAAGGAGGGGATATTAGGATTCTGGAAAGGAAATGTTCCTGGTTCTCTCATGTACATTATTTATGGGGCTACGCAATTTGGATCATACACGTATATCAACTCGCTTTTCAGTCATAATCATGTGCTTAATCAACTCCCGTCTCAAGTATATAGTACACTAGTTGGTGCATTGACAGGAATTACCAGCTCTACCATATCATACCCTTTTGATGTATTACGTACAAGATTTGCAGCAAACCAATCTACTCGCAATTTGAGATTATACGCCACAATCAAGGACATTTTTAGGAATGAAGGCACACTTGGATTTTTTAGGGGaataaattcttcaatacTTGCAATAACTCTTTCAAATGCTATAATATTTGGGACATATGAGAGtataaagatatattcTGAAGAACAACTCACTCTCTTAGAGAATACTTCAAGCAATTCATGTTATGTTCCATACAAATTTGCTTACCAAATCTTGAATGGAAGTGCAGGTTCTCTAAGTGGTTTGATATCTAAGCTGGTCACATATCCATTGGATACAATACGAAGAAGGATACAAGTGAGCACGCCGCATTCTATCCATCTTTTGGCCGAACACAAGAACGTTTACaaatcatattttaaaatgaattttattGCAGTAGgtatgaaaataatgagaGACGAGGGTAAATTATCACTCTTCAGAGGTCTAggaataaatttgattaaaaCAGTGCCAAATTCAGCAATATATCTATACGCttatgaatattttgtatCACAACTTAAGAATTAA
- the PIS1 gene encoding CDP-diacylglycerol--inositol 3-phosphatidyltransferase (similar to Saccharomyces cerevisiae PIS1 (YPR113W); ancestral locus Anc_3.436), whose amino-acid sequence MSSKQAKQEKKLVTSNDVFLYIPNLIGYSRVVTAVLSFMAMPNHPMYTALIYTVSCLLDALDGTMARKYNQCSKFGAVLDMITDRSTTSSLLCFLSILYPKYCIIFQILLSLDLSSHYIHMYSTLIDAKNETKSHKSIDENSNYFLKLYYSNRTVLFMICAFNEIVYGGIYLIGFQKYAKVGYFLFYISLPGFLFKQFTNILQLQRASIILASIDADDANKANKY is encoded by the coding sequence ATGTCAAGCAAACAAGcaaaacaagaaaaaaagcTGGTAACGTCCAACGATGTATTTCTTTACATTCCAAATTTAATTGGCTACTCTAGAGTTGTCACTGCTGTGTTATCCTTCATGGCTATGCCAAACCATCCAATGTATACGGCTTTAATCTACACTGTTTCATGCTTGTTAGATGCCTTGGATGGTACCATGGCTCGTAAATATAACCAATGTAGTAAATTCGGTGCTGTTTTAGATATGATAACCGACAGATCAACAACTTCAAGTTTGCTATGCTTCCTATCCATTCTGTATCCAAAATACTGTATCATATTTCAGATTCTATTGTCTTTGGATCTATCTAGTCACTACATCCACATGTACTCCACTTTAATCGATGCTAAGAATGAAACCAAGTCGCACAAATCCATTGACGAAAATTCCAACTACTTTTTGAAACTGTACTACTCTAACAGAACTGTTCTATTCATGATATGTGCTTTCAATGAAATAGTCTACGGTGGTATTTATTTAATCGGATTCCAAAAGTACGCCAAAGTTGGCTATTTCTTATTCTACATTAGTCTACCAGGGTTTTTATTCAAGCAGTTCACCAACATTTTACAATTACAAAGGGCTTCTATCATTTTAGCCTCCATCGATGCCGATGACGCTAACAAAGCTAACAAATATTGA
- the TPHA0D03990 gene encoding uncharacterized protein (similar to Saccharomyces cerevisiae ASK10 (YGR097W) and YPR115W; ancestral locus Anc_3.438) has product MTDVLNKQGTADATANYSVIYHSSVPAPVQYTENNVANNQAKTVHVDAIEQLDEENAQAQLVHEYPTDLLIDRFTKYRNIIKALIVYFSEIAYTQEQLGRINQKIIDKSIKFDVLNDIDANSNKLMDPLVSKIPKKLQQPSTLMQITTLEDSDKKDISSTAVGENDTSLSSEELIIGNSGFVKFGSGSVQDLQVILKKYHLSLASQQYKISKEIMSTIIPSLEKLKKNLALKIKEIKSLHDDFKTNLADHLEVTNKLLNKFVSSTHVFAETACENVNGKDKLSNAEADPYLLKLQLELQLKRQLIEENYLKSAFINLQSSGMKLEKIVYTTIQNSLNKYSALINSEARLIIKNLCHELNDGIHSKSPTYEWDHFISHHPNAFLNWKSSDPIPQDRKLTDVQFPEMKSALSKCIRAGPLLKSSSLLPSKGGSKSTKEEETVHYFVLTSNYLHEFENDGFFKSQIDDSTHPQPLSKNMIIQPLLSISLNDCEVIDFDEDSFTIIAKPLFNSSLLLRSKVSSDLKSSVKKADGKGSNPGKIRKFLKGSNEKKQTSLTVKSNSPQVDFVLQEIKAYEEMEKNNSEGEDIRVQWKISNTLLNPSELEIKKFKKWIFELKYLSAFNNNVERKEFIEDRLTLRDQAAVQAKGAHVGASNHSKSNKLGKMISNSSELAALSPLTNVNTPAIDDTGNLITIGDRRMSHTAYSHSALRKPGESADGGASRSIGQAYVSSTPNTISSPRSVPRSDYFNIVPSTSEGNTNSEESHSAVRPYTNQTVSSESKMFSSTEKMNRTNSNATSASTPPSITSLTVEHINDTESHPLKPILSNKSTVSQVKSQKGGKLNSFGKWISSRRSSVVSQGSEDGRPENYISEAPIKLNQSIYQS; this is encoded by the coding sequence ATGACAGACGTATTGAACAAACAAGGAACTGCCGATGCTACCGCTAACTATAGTGTTATATATCATAGCTCGGTTCCTGCCCCGGTGCAATATACAGAAAATAATGTGGCTAATAATCAAGCTAAGACGGTTCACGTTGACGCCATTGAGCAATTAGATGAAGAGAACGCCCAGGCACAATTGGTTCATGAATATCCAACAGATCTGCTGATTGATAGGTTTACTAAGTAcagaaatattatcaagGCCTTAATAGTTTATTTTTCTGAAATTGCTTACACTCAAGAACAATTGGGTAGAAtcaatcaaaaaattatagaTAAGTCAATCAAATTTGATGTTTTAAACGATATAGACGctaattcaaataagttAATGGACCCTTTAGTGAGCAAAATCCCAAAAAAATTGCAGCAACCTTCAACTTTGATGCAAATTACCACTTTGGAGGATTCTGATAAGAAAGATATTTCTTCTACGGCCGTTGGAGAAAATGACACTTCATTAAGTTCGGAAGAGTTAATAATTGGTAATTCTGGTTTCGTGAAATTTGGATCTGGTTCGGTTCAAGATCTTCAGGTCATCTTGAAGAAATATCATTTGTCATTAGCAAGTCAACAGTATAAGATTTCTAAGGAAATAATGTCCACCATCATTCCTTCATTGGaaaagttgaagaaaaatttagcattaaaaattaaGGAAATAAAGTCATTGCatgatgattttaaaacaaatcTAGCCGATCATTTGGAAGTTACGaacaaattattaaataaatttgtttCATCAACCCATGTATTTGCAGAAACTGCATGTGAAAATGTAAATGGTAAAGATAAATTGTCCAATGCGGAAGCTGATccatatttattgaaattgcAATTAGAAttacaattgaaaagaCAATTAATTGAAGAGAATTACCTAAAATCTGCTTTTATAAACCTTCAATCTTCTGGTATGAAATTAGAAAAGATAGTCTACACTACCATACAAAATTCCTTAAATAAATACTCAGCCTTAATAAACTCAGAAGCTCGTTTGATTATCAAAAACTTATGTCATGAACTAAACGATGGAATTCACTCAAAATCTCCAACTTATGAATGGGACCATTTTATCAGTCATCATCCAAATGCATTTTTGAACTGGAAATCTAGTGATCCAATACCTCAAGATAGGAAATTAACTGACGTTCAATTTCCTGAAATGAAATCGGCACTATCAAAATGTATCAGAGCTGGTCCTTTATTAAAGTCTTCAAGCTTGTTACCCTCGAAAGGTGGATCTAAATcaacaaaagaagaagaaacagTTCACTATTTCGTTTTAACATCCAACTATTTACATGAGTTTGAAAATGATGGCTTCTTCAAGTCTCAAATTGATGATAGCACCCATCCCCAACCTTTGTCAAAAAACATGATCATTCAACCGTTATTAAGcatatcattaaatgatTGTGAGgttattgattttgatgaagataGCTTCACAATTATTGCAAAACCATTATTTAATAGCTCTTTACTACTGCGTAGTAAAGTCTCCTCTGATTTAAAGTCGTCAGTAAAAAAAGCAGACGGAAAAGGCTCAAACCCTGGTAAGATAAGAAAATTCTTAAAAGGATCtaatgaaaagaaacagACATCATTGACTGTGAAATCCAATTCACCACAAGTAGACTTTGTATTACAGGAAATTAAAGCCTATGAGGAAATGGAAAAGAATAACTCAGAAGGCGAAGATATAAGAGTGCAATGGAAAATCAGTAATACTCTCTTAAATCCTTCAGAACTGgaaataaagaaatttaaaaaatggatATTTGAGCTTAAATACTTAAGTGcctttaataataatgttgaaagaaaagaattcATCGAAGATAGATTAACTTTAAGGGACCAAGCGGCCGTACAAGCAAAAGGTGCTCATGTTGGAGCCTCTAATCACTCAAAATCGAATAAACTTGGCAAAATGATTTCGAATTCGTCAGAATTAGCAGCACTATCTCCACTAACTAATGTTAATACACCTGCTATTGATGACACCGGAAACTTAATAACAATTGGTGATAGAAGAATGAGCCATACAGCCTACTCACATTCTGCTTTACGTAAACCTGGTGAAAGTGCTGATGGAGGTGCTTCTAGATCAATTGGTCAGGCCTATGTATCTTCAACTCCTAACACGATCAGTAGCCCAAGATCTGTTCCGCGTTCCGACTACTTCAATATAGTGCCATCTACATCAGAGGGGAACACAAATTCAGAAGAATCACATTCTGCAGTTCGCCCATATACTAATCAAACTGTCAGTTCAGAGTCCAAAATGTTCTCTAGCACTGAAAAGATGAACCGAACAAACTCTAATGCTACCTCAGCGTCTACCCCTCCCTCGATAACATCTTTAACAGTGGAACATATTAATGATACAGAGAGTCATCCATTGAAACCAATTTTATCCAATAAATCAACAGTTTCACAGGTAAAATCTCAGAAGGGTGGAAAATTGAATTCGTTTGGTAAGTGGATATCAAGTAGAAGAAGTAGTGTTGTTTCTCAAGGTTCAGAAGATGGAAGACcagaaaattatatttctgAGGCTCCCATTAAATTAAACCAATCCATATATCAATCGTGA
- the RRG8 gene encoding Rrg8p (similar to Saccharomyces cerevisiae YPR116W; ancestral locus Anc_3.440) gives MNKYGLKLNDISIKPIQSSRKVLYNIEAVKSPLITSFERWSGKRKKILLNNKNFIDNFNLDTWKLTDNIFANLLSSDMRSELSTRTRLPKDFLLQLKATKIEESEREDSGKKVDFQTSLIQSKIGRNSYILNSKKLTSKLQFTYMKYIPNALLRNYIRVFNVSDIKYCDEDNIEKYLDNINRLLKSTKRTLVKPVEFNEMYLKKDDIVINCCNDKVNLELKK, from the coding sequence atgaataaatatggGCTAAAgttaaatgatatttcaattaaacCAATACAGTCATCTAGGAAggttttatataatatagaGGCTGTGAAATCCCCTTTAATTACAAGTTTTGAGAGATGGTCTGggaaaagaaagaaaattctgttaaataataagaacttcattgataatttcaatttagaTACTTGGAAATTGACTGATAACATTTTTGCAAATTTACTAAGCTCAGACATGAGATCTGAATTAAGTACCAGAACAAGACTTCCAAAAGATTTCTTGTTACAACTTAAAGCTActaaaattgaagaatctGAGCGTGAAGATTCAGGCAAGAAAGTGGATTTTCAAACGAGTTTGATACAAAGTAAAATAGGGAGAAATTCATATATActaaattcaaagaaacTAACATCTAAACTACAATTCACATACATGAAATATATACCGAATGCACTACTGCGTAATTATATTCGAGTATTCAATGTTTCTGACATAAAATATTGCGATGAGGACAACATTGAGAAATATCTGGATAACATCAACAGGCTGCTTAAATCAACAAAACGAACTTTAGTGAAACCAgttgaatttaatgaaatgtATCTTAAAAAAGATGACATTGTCATAAATTGTTGTAATGATAAGGTCAATCTAGAactaaaaaaatga
- the ESP1 gene encoding separase (similar to Saccharomyces cerevisiae ESP1 (YGR098C); ancestral locus Anc_3.441), whose translation MQDDPLMEMNVNSTPNLNMENTFHKNGENILRTTTCVTQTNISYNDIEAQISRINVINQNFNASIQKYYDICLKFHNYQIKKVLIKKHLSCIVKLINSNNFDRANVEILELYNTNNRQDQINNTRDILFVDFTVLNENYLQIIKILILQILLKTKKSFNEIESERIVKLFMDDKRYMICSKTVDDSASRSKPTLSGIKIYHTLMKVILNFYNVLSPYKLLFGLKFLEYLKAYDLKFENYITNISLAAFSNQLRCSVVNDNISKYLNSYYIQYSEYNNNIDKIMISDILHETQLQKNDLNIQNRAFIELKCVSNTQLSIIFKYFQSVLLNKSIEKTEINNVINQLDSIWRLIRLETFANNAKLIMKLFDLTIQFINLNVKNISSVNILETLLNSLTEYTIIARNFKRLSNIIAVTYNCYMSLSYEIFLIKAAKLEIRRYILENNINSCSSFLAKFSKFIMSTKDTKLRLELFQFLFNIDNLLENHTFTTILNFCKLTYIHCFSKMRLNDFLHFKNCSEVMLAVLYAYSSIRIPPNETWSNITNLLYYCISGILNAPSDAMSKFINIHTPKSHALYKAELLIKSAYVLNLELSKHSTANLGTLTRSFIDKWMIKRVQSVSKEKISAFEYDFVKLLLNYLTYNNFDPLTVELALLIKKHNYYANLHLQANYSLLHSFTNLRMLEEIKLLNIEISTISMDFKNNSIDKILNYLNVKLQLQSQLNEKNEFEELFGKLLPATRPELFDINNSYNIPAPSYIKVLLFNIKLYNTASILQMNHNNVKEAIIEGKRSLKLAVSLIRKSKILTENCRLELINLVSITYINLVNQYTKIGISRDSQFYITEFSHLLSQLGNPSVIYKSLNFLHEYYSLSEQPDLADTVLQKANAAFEYIDGRYDINSLTSFLYRNKETSRVLESLELFFTNKLLNGKYLTIYWNLKLQNVTIDSVDLYYPDLIILNSINQFRASFLKVQKLMDRDPFFKSIFDSVTSLPSCTFPKKEIPTSLNNGVSLKSSISSGICDSPRSSNMTPKGKSMKQNFDRAVAIDTLLKSIEFVDNLDLSALSVHDLADIHSFYSLGTMLISNIQLQNTLTKYEKKCFALADLSKTMPMQHEKDLAQIESNIYDSFSPMQITCNANIVENKINELIDYQKFIQSCSDVFNVISIDICPLTNHLLLSKIDSSSNKTIHVRLPLNRINSRELDTQCYTFQDASDELNSIIKASNRSTSLEVTSNVSTKEEKKQWWKSRYDLDKRMEGLITKIDNSWFSGFSSFFDPCPVNKQYFTEFQSKFYEILHDNLPTRKQYGNPKLFIKLEEWILELFIKLDTSNESFLNMLEDLIYFVLDILLFHGEENAYDELDINMIFVQLEEEIKKYQSHQAKGDFERSHTFLIISSVCHNFPFENLSFLEKRSVSRVPSFSNLITLIKNNNHKIFDKRYIDTNISMVLNPNGDLIQTEERFKTQFSDIEATVPNSRFLCNDKPNEETFLQMLRTSNLFVYVGHGSGEQFVRAREIMKLDMISPSFLLGCSSASIKYFGKLEPTSTIIAYLVGNCPMVIGNLWDVTDKDIDLFSRKLFSNIKFIEDVEFGERKGAQRISLALSDARKVCYLRYLNGAAPVLYGLPIHFNK comes from the coding sequence ATGCAGGATGATCCTTTGATGGAGATGAATGTCAATTCAACCCCGAATTTAAATATGGAAAATACTTTCCATAAGAATGGGGAAAACATATTAAGGACAACAACATGCGTAACTCAAACAAATATCtcatataatgatataGAGGCTCAAATATCTCGCATAAATGTAATTAATCAGAATTTTAACGCATCGATCCAAAAATACTATGATATCTGCTTGAAATTCCACAATTACCAGATCAAAAAagtattaattaaaaaacatttAAGTTGCattgttaaattaataaattcaaataactTCGATAGAGCCAATGTTGAAATACTGGAACTATacaatacaaataatagaCAAgatcaaattaataatacacGGGATATACTCTTTGTAGATTTCACTGTTTTGaatgaaaattatttgcaaattattaaaatattgatactacagatattgttgaaaacaaaaaaatcatttaatgaGATAGAATCAGAAAGAATTGTTAAACTATTTATGGATGACAAGAGGTATATGATATGTAGTAAAACTGTAGATGATAGTGCGTCTCGTTCCAAACCTACTCTATCTggaatcaaaatatatcacACATTAATGAAAGTTATTTTAAACTTTTACAACGTACTATCCCCttataaattattgtttggattgaaatttttggAATACTTAAAGGCTTATGATCTGAAGTTTGAAAATTACATTACTAACATTTCCCTCGCCGCATTTTCCAATCAATTGAGATGTTCAGTcgttaatgataatatctCGAAATACTTAAATtcatattatattcaatattcagagtacaacaataatatagatAAGATAATGATTTCTGATATTTTACATGAAAcacaattacaaaaaaatgacttaaatatacaaaacCGTGCATTTATTGAGTTGAAGTGTGTATCTAACACTCAACTgtcaattatatttaagtaTTTCCAGTCAGTTTTACTAAATAAGAGCATTGAAAAAactgaaattaataatgtcaTAAACCAGTTAGATTCGATATGGAGACTAATTCGATTAGAGACATTCGCTAATAATGCAAAACTCATTATGAAATTGTTTGATCTCACAATacaatttatcaatttaaATGTGAAAAACATTTCATCGgtgaatattttagaaaCTCTACTAAATTCTTTAACTGAATATACTATCATTGCAAGGAATTTCAAGAGACTTTCTAATATCATTGCAGTTACATATAACTGTTATATGTCTCTATcatatgaaatatttttgattaagGCAGCAAAGCTGGAAATTAGGAGATACATATTAGAGAACAACATTAACTCATGCTCTAGTTTTTTGGctaaattttctaaatttataatGAGCACAAAAGATACTAAGTTAAGACTTgaattatttcaatttttatttaatatcgATAATTTGTTGGAGAACCATACTTTTACTACAATTCtgaatttttgtaaattaacATATATTCACTGTTTCTCTAAAATGAGATTGAACGACTTTTTACATTTTAAGAACTGCTCTGAAGTTATGCTTGCTGTTCTGTATGCATACTCATCTATTAGAATACCCCCAAATGAAACATGGTCAAACATAACAAATCTTCTCTACTATTGCATATCTGGAATTTTAAATGCGCCCTCAGATGCTATGtccaaatttatcaatattcaTACCCCAAAATCCCATGCATTATACAAAGCTGAATTGTTGATAAAGAGCGCTTATGTTTTGAACCTCGAATTATCTAAACATTCTACTGCTAACTTAGGTACCTTAACGAGAAGttttattgataaatgGATGATAAAACGTGTACAATCAGTTTCTAAAGAGAAAATATCAGCATTTGAGTAtgattttgtaaaattacTACTAAATTATCTGACATACAATAATTTTGACCCACTTACAGTAGAACTGGCACTGTTAATTAAGAAACATAATTATTACGCAAACCTGCATTTACAAGCAAACTATTCATTATTACATTCCTTTACTAATTTAAGAATGCTAGAAGagataaaattattgaatattgaaatatcaaCTATTAGTATGGATTTTAAGAACAATAgtattgataaaatattaaattacttGAATGTTAAATTGCAGCTTCAATCTCAGTTAAAcgaaaaaaatgaatttgaagaattatttgGAAAGCTCTTACCAGCAACTCGGCCAGAATTATTTGacattaataattcttaCAATATTCCAGCACCATCTTATATTAAAGTGTTATTGTTTAATATCAAGTTATACAACACAGCATCCATTTTACAAATGAATCATAATAATGTCAAGGAAGCTATTATTGAAGGGAAAAGAAGTTTAAAATTAGCTGTTTCACTTATTAGAAaatctaaaattttaacaGAGAATTGTCGTCTCgaattaataaatctaGTTTCGATaacatatattaatttgGTTAACCAATATACCAAGATTGGAATATCAAGGGACTCGCAGTTTTACATTACAGAATTTTCGCACCTGCTTTCTCAACTTGGTAATCCTTCAGTGATTTATaaatctttgaattttctcCATGAGTATTATTCTCTGTCTGAACAGCCTGATTTGGCTGATACAGTTCTGCAGAAAGCAAATGCAGCATTCGAATATATTGATGGGCGGTACGatattaattcattaacttCGTTTTTGTACCGAAACAAAGAAACATCAAGAGTATTGGAATCtcttgaattattttttacaaACAAGTTATTAAACGGAAAATACTTAACCATTTATTGGAACTTGAAATTGCAAAATGTGACGATAGATTCTGttgatttatattatcctgatttgataattttaaattcgATTAATCAATTTCGTGCATCATTTTTGAAAGTTCAAAAACTTATGGATAGAGATccttttttcaaaagtatTTTTGATTCCGTGACATCACTTCCATCCTGTACCTTTCctaaaaaagaaattccaacatcattaaataatggtGTTTCCTTAAAATCAAGCATATCATCAGGCATTTGTGATTCTCCAAGATCATCAAATATGACTCCCAAAGGTAAAAGTATGAAACAAAATTTCGACAGAGCGGTTGCTATTGATACTTTATTGAAGTCAATAGAATTTGTTGATAACTTAGATCTTTCTGCTTTAAGTGTCCATGACTTAGCTGACATCCATTCATTTTATTCATTGGGAACAATGCTAATATCGAATATTCAGCTTCAAAATACGTTAAccaaatatgaaaaaaaatgcTTTGCATTAGCTGATTTAAGTAAAACTATGCCTATGCAACATGAAAAGGATTTAGCTCAAATTGAGTCCAATATCTACGATTCCTTTAGTCCAATGCAGATAACATGCAATGCTAATATTGtcgaaaataaaataaatgaactAATAGACTATCAAAAGTTCATTCAGTCGTGTTCAGACGTTTTCAATGttatatcaattgatatCTGTCCACTAACTAATCatttattgttatcaaAGATCGATTCCTCTTCCAATAAGACTATTCATGTCCGTCTACCTTTAAATAGAATAAATTCAAGAGAATTAGACACACAATGTTACACCTTTCAGGATGCATCAGATGagttaaattcaataattaaagCAAGCAATCGTTCTACGTCGTTGGAGGTAACAAGTAATGTATCgacaaaagaagaaaagaagcAATGGTGGAAAAGTAGATATGACCTTGACAAAAGAATGGAAGGtttaattacaaaaattgataatagtTGGTTCAGCGgattttcatcattttttgatcCATGTCCAGTTAATAAACAGTATTTTACGGAATTTCAGTCtaaattttatgaaattCTTCATGATAATTTGCCCACAAGAAAACAATATGGAAATcctaaattatttattaaactgGAAGAGTGGATATTGGAGTTATTTATCAAACTCGATACCTCTAATGAGtcttttttgaatatgCTGGAAGAccttatttattttgtcTTGGATATACTACTATTCCATGGTGAAGAAAATGCATATGATGAATTAGATATTAATATGATATTTGTTCAACTAGAAGAAGAGATCAAAAAGTACCAATCACACCAAGCAAAAGGAGATTTTGAACGTAGTCACACCTTCCTGATTATTTCAAGTGTATGTCACAATTTTCCATTTGAAAACCTATCTTTTCTGGAAAAGAGATCTGTTTCTCGAGTAccttctttttctaatttgataacattaattaaaaacaataaccacaaaatatttgataagaGATATATCGATACTAATATATCTATGGTCCTGAATCCAAATGGTGACTTGATACAAACTGAAGAGAGATTTAAAACTCAATTCTCTGATATTGAAGCAACCGTTCCAAATTCTAGATTCCTTTGCAATGACAAGCCTAACGAAGAAACATTCCTTCAGATGCTTAGaacttctaatttatttgtgTATGTTGGACATGGTAGCGGCGAACAGTTTGTACGGGCTAGAGAAATCATGAAACTCGACATGATATCTCCTAGTTTTTTACTTGGTTGTTCATCTGCGTCCATAAAGTATTTCGGAAAATTAGAGCCAACAAGTACTATTATCGCTTATTTAGTTGGGAATTGCCCCATGGTTATTGGGAATCTATGGGATGTGACAGACAAAGATATAGATTTGTTCAGCAGAAAATTATTctcaaatataaaatttatcGAAGATGTTGAATTTGGTGAGCGAAAAGGAGCTCAGCGTATTTCACTTGCATTAAGTGACGCAAGAAAAGTTTGTTATCTCAGGTATCTAAATGGAGCCGCACCAGTATTATATGGGTTACCGAttcatttcaataaatag